Genomic window (Microbacterium oxydans):
AGCCCGCGCCGTCGAACTCGCGCTCGAAGGTCTGCGACCGTCGGCGATCATGACGCGGGAGGCGATCGAGAACGCCCTCGTCGTCAATGCCGCATGCGGGGGTTCCACGAACGCCGTGCTGCACCTGCTGGCCATCGCGGGGCGACGGGGGGTGCCGCTCTCCCTCGACGACATCGACGAGTTCAGCCGCGCGATCCCGCTGCTGGTCGACCTCATGCCGAGCGGCCGGTTCCTCATGGAGGAGTTCGCCTACGCCGGCGGAGTGCCCGCGCTGATGAAGGAGCTCGGCGACCTGCTGCACACCGCTGCGCCCACCATCACGGGCCGCACCCTGGGCGAGAACGTCGCGGCCGCCCGCAACGACGACCCCGAGGTGATCCGGCCGCTGTCGAATCCGGTGCAGCCCGCGGGTTCGGGGACCGCGGTGCTGCGCGGCAATCTCGCGCCGGACGGCGCCGTGATCAAGGTGAGCGCCGCCGAGCCCCACCTGCTCGACCACACGGGCACGGCTCTGGTCTTCGACGATCTCGAGTCGTACCTCGCGGTCGCCGCGGACCCGGATCTGGACGTCACGGCCGACACGGTGCTCATCGTCCGGGGCTGCGGACCGCGGGGGTACCCGGGCATGCCGGAGGTGGGCAACCTGCCGCTCCCGAAGAAGCTGCTCGATCAGGGGGTGCGCGACCTGGTGCGGATCTCGGATGCGCGGATGAGCGGGACGGCATACGGCGCGTGCGTGCTCCACGTCGCTCCGGAGTCGGCGGCGGGCGGCCCGCTCGCGCTCGTGCGGACCGGAGACACGGTGCGACTGAACGTGGCCGAACGGTCGCTCGACATGCTCGTCGACGACGCGGAGCTGGCGCGCCGGCGGACCGAGCTTCCGGCACCGCCCGCCGCGAGCACGCGCGGCTGGACCCGGCTCTACACCGACCACGTGCTGCAGGCCGACCAGGGCGTCGACCTCGACTTCCTCGTCGGCTCCAGCGGCGACGAACCGTCGCGCAGCCCGTTCTGACCCGAAGGAGCCGTTCCCGTGAACCGCACACTCATCGAAGGCGTCTGCCCCGTCGTGGAGACGCCGTTCACCACGGAGGGCCGGATCGACCTGGCGTCGTTCCGTGTCCTCATCCGGTCACTCGCCGCCGCGGGGGTGCGGAACGTGATGTACCCCGGGTTCGCGAGCGAGTTCTACAAGCTGACGGATCAGGAGCGCGACGAGCTCACCGGCGTGCTGCTCGATGAGGCGCACCGTCACGACATGATCGTGGCGGTGTCCGTGCCCGACCACGCC
Coding sequences:
- a CDS encoding IlvD/Edd family dehydratase; the protein is MSAENIGRRPLRSRAWLGENGKNGFIARHHLRQSGLSGRQFDGRPVIGIANTWSELTPCNIHLKGLADAARRGIQQAGGTALEFPVLSLGEPFMRPSSMIYRNMMAMELEELCRANPLDAVVVLTGCDKTTPAALMALASVDIPSIMLTGGPMLNGRFRGRAVGSGTDIWRMTEGLRAGEVTQEEFAEFESCLNRSAGHCMTMGTASTMASITEALGMQLPGGAALPAVDSRRLVLAEDTGARAVELALEGLRPSAIMTREAIENALVVNAACGGSTNAVLHLLAIAGRRGVPLSLDDIDEFSRAIPLLVDLMPSGRFLMEEFAYAGGVPALMKELGDLLHTAAPTITGRTLGENVAAARNDDPEVIRPLSNPVQPAGSGTAVLRGNLAPDGAVIKVSAAEPHLLDHTGTALVFDDLESYLAVAADPDLDVTADTVLIVRGCGPRGYPGMPEVGNLPLPKKLLDQGVRDLVRISDARMSGTAYGACVLHVAPESAAGGPLALVRTGDTVRLNVAERSLDMLVDDAELARRRTELPAPPAASTRGWTRLYTDHVLQADQGVDLDFLVGSSGDEPSRSPF